A genomic window from Camelina sativa cultivar DH55 chromosome 2, Cs, whole genome shotgun sequence includes:
- the LOC104728828 gene encoding putative FBD-associated F-box protein At5g53635 isoform X2, which yields MYAKVFRVLSSSLMKLSIELYFIMHEFGTGVVIDAPQLRFLSIRDDLSESFIIKNMHSTVKLDISLAFGLGKYNEEDVLSKRSMIHDFLPGISVVKEMIISWDTFMVIYQYAKFEPLPQFGYLSCMNVTLRVSVLNWLPTFLESCPHLKIINVALANDIKYSEEMNQIRNEAGKVLPREFSNPQETYSTFMLWSKKR from the exons ATGTATGCGAAAGTCTTTCGGGTGCTCTCTAGTTCATTGATGAAGCTCAGTATAgaactatattttattatgcaTGAATTTGGTACAGGAGTTGTGATTGATGCTCCCCAACTACGCTTTTTGAGCATCAGAGATGACTTGTCAGAAAGCTTCATAATCAAGAATATGCATTCCACAGTCAAGTTAGATATTTCGCTTGCTTTTGGTTTGGGGAAATACAATGAAGAAGATGTTTTGTCGAAGCGAAGTATGATCCATGATTTTCTCCCCGGGATTTCAGTGGTCAAGGAAATGATCATATCTTGGGACACCTTCAtg GTCATCTATCAATACGCGAAGTTCGAACCGCTGCCTCAGTTTGGCTACTTGTCATGCATGAATGTTACTCTCCGTGTATCCGTTTTGAATTGGTTGCCAACATTTCTTGAGAGCTGCCCGCACTTAAAAATCATCAACGTG GCGTTGGCTAATGACATTAAGTATTCTGAAGAGATGAATCAAATAAG AAATGAAGCTGGTAAAGTACTTCCTAGAGAATTCAGCAATCCTCAAGAAACTTACTCTACGTTTATGTTATGGTCGAAGAAAAGATGA
- the LOC104728828 gene encoding putative FBD-associated F-box protein At5g53635 isoform X1, translated as MYAKVFRVLSSSLMKLSIELYFIMHEFGTGVVIDAPQLRFLSIRDDLSESFIIKNMHSTVKLDISLAFGLGKYNEEDVLSKRSMIHDFLPGISVVKEMIISWDTFMVIYQYAKFEPLPQFGYLSCMNVTLRVSVLNWLPTFLESCPHLKIINVALANDIKYSEEMNQIRFSSVPECLLSSLEFVEFSNTFSGDLAEMKLVKYFLENSAILKKLTLRLCYGRRKDEIFKELLRIPRRSSTCQIIIL; from the exons ATGTATGCGAAAGTCTTTCGGGTGCTCTCTAGTTCATTGATGAAGCTCAGTATAgaactatattttattatgcaTGAATTTGGTACAGGAGTTGTGATTGATGCTCCCCAACTACGCTTTTTGAGCATCAGAGATGACTTGTCAGAAAGCTTCATAATCAAGAATATGCATTCCACAGTCAAGTTAGATATTTCGCTTGCTTTTGGTTTGGGGAAATACAATGAAGAAGATGTTTTGTCGAAGCGAAGTATGATCCATGATTTTCTCCCCGGGATTTCAGTGGTCAAGGAAATGATCATATCTTGGGACACCTTCAtg GTCATCTATCAATACGCGAAGTTCGAACCGCTGCCTCAGTTTGGCTACTTGTCATGCATGAATGTTACTCTCCGTGTATCCGTTTTGAATTGGTTGCCAACATTTCTTGAGAGCTGCCCGCACTTAAAAATCATCAACGTG GCGTTGGCTAATGACATTAAGTATTCTGAAGAGATGAATCAAATAAGGTTTTCATCTGTTCCCGAGTGTTTGCTATCGTCGCTCGAGTTTGTTGAATTCAGTAACACATTCTCAGGAGATCTTGCAGAAATGAAGCTGGTAAAGTACTTCCTAGAGAATTCAGCAATCCTCAAGAAACTTACTCTACGTTTATGTTATGGTCGAAGAAAAGATGAAATCTTCAAGGAACTCCTCAGAATCCCAAGACGCTCTAGCACATGTCAAATCATCATACTCTGA
- the LOC104728828 gene encoding putative FBD-associated F-box protein At5g53635 isoform X3, which produces MHSTVKLDISLAFGLGKYNEEDVLSKRSMIHDFLPGISVVKEMIISWDTFMVIYQYAKFEPLPQFGYLSCMNVTLRVSVLNWLPTFLESCPHLKIINVALANDIKYSEEMNQIRFSSVPECLLSSLEFVEFSNTFSGDLAEMKLVKYFLENSAILKKLTLRLCYGRRKDEIFKELLRIPRRSSTCQIIIL; this is translated from the exons ATGCATTCCACAGTCAAGTTAGATATTTCGCTTGCTTTTGGTTTGGGGAAATACAATGAAGAAGATGTTTTGTCGAAGCGAAGTATGATCCATGATTTTCTCCCCGGGATTTCAGTGGTCAAGGAAATGATCATATCTTGGGACACCTTCAtg GTCATCTATCAATACGCGAAGTTCGAACCGCTGCCTCAGTTTGGCTACTTGTCATGCATGAATGTTACTCTCCGTGTATCCGTTTTGAATTGGTTGCCAACATTTCTTGAGAGCTGCCCGCACTTAAAAATCATCAACGTG GCGTTGGCTAATGACATTAAGTATTCTGAAGAGATGAATCAAATAAGGTTTTCATCTGTTCCCGAGTGTTTGCTATCGTCGCTCGAGTTTGTTGAATTCAGTAACACATTCTCAGGAGATCTTGCAGAAATGAAGCTGGTAAAGTACTTCCTAGAGAATTCAGCAATCCTCAAGAAACTTACTCTACGTTTATGTTATGGTCGAAGAAAAGATGAAATCTTCAAGGAACTCCTCAGAATCCCAAGACGCTCTAGCACATGTCAAATCATCATACTCTGA